The genomic region CTGTAAGTGCTCCAGCCAACTGGAGCCGGACGTACCCAAGATATGGAATGCGAAACCGTGCTGCTCCGCGAATCCATGTTCGTCTGACTGGACCAGCGATTCCTGTTGCTTGGTCATATCGGGCATTTGCATCACCTTTTGTGATAAACCCGGCATGTGGAGCTGGACAGTTCCGTAGTTCATCACACCCACTTGCCGTTAGATATGCTGAGTTTGCCTCTTCATACCAATTTTCACCATCTTCGACATAGAAATGCGCCCGATGAATAATTGGTGACCCTACCCGCTGTGGGGGATCATAAATAATCACAGATCCGGTCCCACCAAACGTTTGATATCCACGCGATTGTCCTACTTCAGCCGTGACGACACCAGTGTTCTCATGCGCATAACTTGGCGTAAACCGTGTTGTTTCACTCACCAGTATCAAATCACCACGCGACATTTCTGGTTCCATGCTTCCACTTTCAACTGCAACCATTGGCGGCCAAACTCCGCTAATCGCAAACAGAATAAGTCCAATAGCAACCACGACAATAACGCTATACAGTGTTTCTCGAAGTGTTGTAACCGCCCCCCGTCTTATCCGTGTTAATATACTGGATTCTGCGGTATGCTTTGGCTCTCGCCTTGCTCTATCATATGGATTGTTTTCATTTTCTCTGTCATTCTTTCGGTTATACTCTATATTTACATCTGAACGCGCATCTAGCTCTACGTTTGAATCTGTATGGTCATCCTCTATCCCGGAGTCATCAATGCCGGTAGCGTGCTCTGAATCCCACCGCTCCGGTGATTCATCGTCTCCGGACTTCTCCGTCATTCAATTAATAATCAGCGTCGTTGTGTTTGAAACTTCTGAAGCAACCGACTACGGTAATAAAAGTCTTGAGACTCACAGCACCGAGGAGACTGTTGATTCGCAACCAACAAAGACCAACCAATCATATGATACTCGATGTTACGGTTCAGTTAATTCAATCTTCTCATGATTATCCTAACAATTAATTATCATGACTCTATTCAATATGTTTTTGTCATATGGTCTCCTCAGAGGTGACGTGCCTTCGGAGTTATCGGCGCGTATCGTTTCCGCACTTGCACAGCATGGATATAATGCAGATCGTGAAGCTGTTACACTCCTTGCGGGTGCTAAATATCCTAATACTGCACTCGAAGAGGTGTTAGATTTAATCGCGGATGATACGCTTCGGATTACTGCTGCTGATGTTCGCCCTGTGATTGACTCAACACCATCAGATCTTTCAAGCATAACCGAACCCGTGAACAAAGACTCGACAAGGGATAATAATGCCCAAGATCAGAGTATATCCGATCAAAAGACACAATATCTCCCGTCCCAATCGACTTCTCCGAATAATATAACACCTGATTTAGATTCATCACCGGAGCAAACCACGGGTGCGTCACAACCATCTCAAAAGGCTCATACATCAACACCAGAGACAGATCAATCTGTAAATTCATTTGATATCAATGGTGACATTACCGGACGAAGCACAGGCACCGGATCATACGATGACTTTGTGTCGGTTTTTCGAGACCGCTATGAGCGTCTTTCATCACACCTTCGGAGCCGTGTCAACCATCGACCTACACAAGCTATTGGTTCAATGTCTGGTGAAACGGATACAGCGATTATTGGGTTAGTTAATGATATTCGATCGACAAAAAATGGTCACTGGATTGTTGAACTGGAAGATACAACAGGTATATTTCCGTGTCTTGTCATGAAAGACCGGTCATTCGCTGATGTTGTTAATGAACTATTGTTTGATGAGTGTATTGCAATCGAAGGCACACTTTCGGGAGATGGAGAAATACTCTTTGCGAACGATATTCACTTCCCTGACATTCCGCATAATCATACCCCAAATACTGCTGACAGGCATGTTCAAGCGGCGCTCATTTCTGACATCCACGTCGGGAGTCAAGAATTCGTTTATGATGCCTGGGAGCGATTTGCTGCATGGCTTCACACAGACGAGGCCGACGCTATTGAGTATTTGCTGATTGCGGGTGATATGGTTGAAGGTGTTGGAGTGTATCCTGATCAGGATGATGAACTTGATATTGTTGATATTTATGCGCAGTATGAAACGTTTGCTGAGCATCTCAAGTCTGTCCCTGGCGATATTGAAATTCTTCTGATACCCGGAAATCACGACGCTGTCAGGCTTGCTGAGCCACAACCTGGATTTGATGATGAACTCCGTTCAATCATGTCAGCACATGATGCACGTATCTCTGGAAACCCTTCATTTGTCACCATTGAGGGCGTTCAAATATTGATGTATCACGGCGTTTCTCTTGATGAAGTTATTGCTGAACTCCCATCACCGAAGGCAAATTATGATGAACCTCACAAGGCGATGTATCAGCTATTAAAAAAACGACATATCGCTCCTCAATTTGGTGAGCGGACACGTCTCGCCCCTGAAGATAGTGATTACTTAATAATCGATGAAATCCCAGATGTGTTTCATACCGGTCACGTACATAAGCTTGGCTGGGGAAAATATCATGATGTGCTTGCAGTGAACTCTGGATGTTGGCAGGCACAGACAGCATTTCAGCGGTCGGTGAATATTGATCCTGATGTAGGGTATGCGCCAATTATCGATCTAGATACGCTTGAAATGACTGTTCGCAAATTCCTGTGAGTCCATGTAATCATATAATTGTCATCTGATCGTGAAACATGTGAAAGTATCTAAATAGCCTGGGGGAATAATCTGAGGCGTTTTATCCTCTCAGCCATATACTGGCACTCCCTGCTCGCCAAGTGAATGGAATAAGATTGGGTGGTGTATTCACTCCGCATCAAAGCGATATCGCGTTGTTGTTTCATCCCCGAACCGCGGTCCTCGACCAATCGGTTCAAACCCTGCGTTCTCTGCAGCAGCAGTCGCATTCTCCTCACTCATTGGGACAACAAACTCAACATCAAATCCCTCAGTCGCCGCAAACCGGATTGGCTCTGAAAGTAAGGTCTCAGCGATTGTTGTCTCGCCTGCAAGTTGTGTGACATGAACGGTTCCATCTCTGACATCAAAGGCAACGAACCCAATTATGTCTGGTTTGTTTTCATTTGATTCTTCAGCAGTGCTCTCATCGGCTTCATTCCCTGTTTGCTCGCCACTAGTTGTTAATCGGTTTGTCTCATCATGAGCGTCTGTATGTGACTCTGTATCTGTTGTCTGTCGCTCCGCGACTCGAACTGTTCGGTCATGAACGACATTTCTAAGCGCGTCTGCAGGAAGGTCGGCGATTGCACCGAGTGTCTCAACGTCAGACTCGACAGCATCCCGAACGTCCATATCCATATGGTACCGTTACACACGGATGCGGTTAATACTTGCAGACAATATAATTACTATTTTTATTATTATCCAGTCATAAAATATCACATACGATATGTTTAATCACGGTGAGAACTCGGCAACCGTTTGGAGAGCAGACAATATTTTATCCCCCCCCACGCAATCCCTGGCTATGTCTAAGCAACAGTTCTCTACATCCCATATTTTTGTTCTATTGACACGATCTGATAGCATGTCGACACCGACATTATCTTTGAGATTGTCGTGGGCACAAATGCAATGGGCACAAATACAAGTAAGGTCACAGCCATTTTCATCCGTATTATTCCAGTCTCTCTGCTCAATGTTGCATAATGCATCTATGCATACCTGGAGGTCCAGTGTATGCGCATAGTCACAAAGTTTGGTGGCACTTCACTCGGAAATGGTGACCGAATCACACGGGCTGCAGACTCAATCGCGGCGGCAATTGACGCAGGTCATGAAATCGCTGTTGTTGCCTCTGCAATGGGGAGTACGACTGATTATCTCCTTGATGAGATTCACTATGACGCCGCGGATAAAGACCGTGCTGAGATTGTGTCGATGGGTGAACGGACAAGCGTTCGGATGCTTAAAGGCGCACTCTCTGCACGTGGTGTAACTGCGCAATTTCTTGAACCGGGCAGTGATGACTGGCCGATTATTACGAATGAACGTGGTGAGGTTGATGTTGGTGAAACACAGCGTCGAGCCGCTGATCTCGCGAGTAATCTTGACAATGTTGTTCCTGTTCTCACGGGATTTCTTGCGGAATCACATGATGGGACAACAACGACACTCGGTCGCGGCGGATCAGACACGACCGCAGTCATGCTTGGACATTATACCGACGCCGATGAGGTTGTTATCGTCACCGATGTTGAGGGTGTGATGACCGGCGATCCACGGGTTGTTGAAGGTGCTCGTAACGTCGGACAGATTACAGTTGATGAACTTCGAAACCTCTCATTTCGTGGTGCAGAAGTGGTTGCGCCATCAGCACTCACATATAAAAATGACGACCTTGGTGTTCGGGTCGTGCATTATCAACATGGTGATCTGCTTACCGGTGGAACACTGATTGAAGGAGAATTTGAGAATCTCATAGACATGCAAGAGGATATGCTTGCATGTGTGACTGTTGCTGGGCGGTCAATTCGAAACAGCACGGGTATTCTCGCAGATCTCTCGCAGTCGCTTCGCGACGATGGTATCAATATTGATGCTGTTGCATCTGGCATGGATTCAATTACATTCTATATCTCCGAGGATATTGCTTCGAAAGCAGAAAACCTACTTCACGCGAAGGTCATAAATAATCAAACGCTTTCATCTGTCACTGTTGATGATGGTATTGCAGTTATCAGAGTCACTGGCGGTGAACTTCCTAATCGTCCTGGCGTGATTCTGGATATCGTCCGACCAATCGCAGAAGCTGGAATAAATATTCGTGATGTTATCACTTCTGCAACATCTGTGGCCGTTTTCGTCGCCTGGGATGACCGTGAAGAGACGCTCTCGATCGTCCAAAGTAAGTTCTAAAATATAATCAATAGTCACAAACAGGTCACGGTGAGTCGGAAACCGTATTGACTCTCTACCGAGATAACAGACAGAGTGTCTCAGAGCTTCGATGTGATCCCGAGGTAGTTCACGTGTTGGATTATACTCAATGATATCTCCAGCACATACGATTTGATCAACCGGAGGCATCGCAGCAAGAACCGCTTCGAGTGCCACTTTATCATAGCCAAGGGCAGGAGTCCCTTCTTAATGAGTGAGTAGAACGAACGAGTAGCGAGGGGATACGCCCAATAATCATAACAGCAATACTGTAGCCTGGCGTGCGTTGACATTATCTGACGTAGAAATTATCGAATATCAAGGAGAATACTTGCGGCTTCAGCCGCAGGATGAATCCGACAACTCTGAACTCGTCCACGCAGTGATAGCCGATTGGAAATTTGATAATCCGTGAATTAAACTAACAGGCAACCCTGTGGATAGCCAGGAATCAGACTGGGAATAGAGCGATTCTGGTCACTCCGACGATGGCGGCCTGTCCACCCCAAGCAATGAGACAGTAATCGGAACCAGTCAGCTGAACGGTCGGTTCCTATGCTGAACCGAGGCAGATGCTGTGTCTGAGTGCTGTACGCACCACAGAAAGTAACTCCAAGTCCGTTGAAGTCTGCTGGACTCTCTGGGGCACAGACAACTCTAGGGGTCCCAACATAACAGGGGATAGAAGTACTGGGGGCTGAGATGTGGCACTCCCAGTAGTCCCAGTAGTCCCAGCAGTCCCACTCTCCCCGCTACAGTCCACGAACCCCACACGGATTCTTACCGCACTGTGGTTCGGTGGGGTTGGAAACCTGAAATCTCCACCACTCACGCTCAGGATTCCTCCGCAGCTAGTGCTCCGTGAAACATCTTGAACCATCGGTTCTACGCAACAGTATCAGCGGCTACTCTATGACAAGATTTTGAATTGAATTCCTCAATAAGCTTTCAGGAGCAGTATATGCGGAGGAGGATGTCAATCAAACTACTAAGATAGATAGCAACAATGTTCGTTCTCGTCATCTCGCCATATTTTCGACAGGCAAGCCCAATTCGGAACTATTCAGTTCTGGGGGGTGTAGAATGTGTTGTGGACGCCCTACAGCGAATAAGTCTCTCCGATCTTGATCTGTTGGGGTTTGAAATAATCTTTACTGGAACCCCCATCCCCGTTCCTCATGGAAGCCGTCTCTGACGGCTGAGAGAGTGGGGTAGTTTACTTGCCATTGTATATTTGAGCTACAATATCCCCACTCTCACCCTCACCCTCACCCTGACCCTGATGTGTAACCGCAGCAGCACATACTGGATGCTCATACTCTAGTTCGTATGCTTTCTGTGCAATTTCTTCAATGTCACCTTTGAGTGACAATTGCGCTGTTGTTGGAGCATCATTCTCATACGTACTCACAAGTGTTGGTTCTGAGATTGATCTAATAATAACCGCGTCTTGACGGATGATTCCCACATATGAGGAGGACCCAACGATTCCGGCAATTCGGGGGGTATTATAATCATCTTTCTCATAATCAAGCGCAAGTAATGCTTCTGCAAGGGCATCTCTTGCTGGATATCCTCGATCAATCTTCTCTGCAATGGGGTCAACGTGCGATCCATTCCCGATAACAATCTTCTCTCCGCCTTGGCGCATACAATTATATGATACGTATGGATTATTAGTTTGGGCTGCTTCTGACGTTGGAACGACGGTCAACATGTTATCTCGAGAGATAATCTGTCGGTTTGGATATGACCGTGATGAAACCCGATATACCGCAGTTGTCTCGCCAATAATGATGAAGCGACCAAGATACATACCAGTGTTCGACGATGAGCGTAGTAATATATGCTGATATGGCTATCATATTGATATCACTCACTGCTTCGCAACACTCAAATAGAATCCAATCTTAGTATTAGCTGAAGATAGTCCCGTGGGGTAGTGGCCAATCCTGTTGCCTTCTGGGGGCAATGACCCAAGTTCGAATCTTGGTGGGACTACTTTTCACTCTGTTCAACTGATAACTCCTCTGTGCCTACATAATAGACACTGGGGGATTTGAATATTATTTACTCGTCGGTCTCATATCAACTCTATGATTGCTAAAAGATGGAAGTTACTATTCCATTCGAATTAAAATCTGGATTACAGATGCTTATAGTACATAAAATAGCGGGGCTCCAGTAGAAATAGAGGGGTGGGTACACATCGGACTCACCGCTCAACAGCAAGTAATGCAACCCGTTCAAGAACGAGCGATTCAGTATCGCCATTGACAACATCAATCTCGTTAGCAGTAATATCAAAATACGGCTGCACCAAATCAGGGTCATATGACCCAAGAACTTCATCGGCAGGTGTATCAAGTGTATTTGATTCGATAGATTTTGCAGCTTCGATTTCATTACCACCATCGATAGCGACCACAATACGATTTAGACCGGATGAAACCCCAATCTCAAGCGCCTCAGTAATCTGTCGGCGACCAGCCGCGTATAACAACATCTCGATTGATCTATCCCGTGCAATATTATTATTCCGGCGTCGGGCTCGGTCAGCACACTCGATAGCCCGATTAATATGTTTTTGATTCACAATATATCGAGCGTCGAACGCCTGTATTGTTGCACCCGTTCCTTTCTCAATCTTATCGACAATTGAAACAAACTCATCCACATCCTCAATAGTCACCTTACCACAGACGAGTTTCATGAAAAGTCCCCGAGTCCAGCCTGATTTCCATCTTGATTATCCATATCGCGATCTTGTCGCGTCCCCTCTGTCGTGGCACCTCCACCTGTGTTCGATTGTGTCTCATTCCCTGTGTCTGAATTAGTGGAGTCCTTCGACACTTCATCAACACTATCCATTGAGGTATCTGTGCGTCCAGCGTTTTCAAGAATACGCTCAGCTGTCTTTCGCCGACCCCGGAGTGCCCGAAGGATAGTTTTCTTTTCAGCTGTTTGAAGATCTGCACTGTCCTGGATGCCAGTATCAAAAAGCCGTCGAGCACGCTTCCGCCCAACGCCACGGATATCAACGAGATCAAGTAACTCTGCTCTAACCCCATCCTCGACACGCCGTCGAGCATCAGCGATAGGTTTCGTCTTCATTCCAAGCTCACCAGCCAACTGTTCTGCTGCCCCGAGGAGCCAACTTGCTGTGTCGACCTTTCCTCTGATATCACCAGGTCCAACGTCATATTGCTCTGTAATCTGGTCTTCAGATGTCTCATCCGCCCAATCTTCAAGTAATCGCCCAGTCTTCAGTGCCGACAGCCACGACTCAAATCGAACATCGTCGTACTCAGAGGGCGTCCGTCCGAGCAACTCAGCCTCGCGCTCATAGCAGACTTGGGTAAAACGCTCTTTATCACCCGATTTAAGATACAATTCATACATATCCGGTGTCCGACAAACAAGGTGATACAATCCAAGTGCTGTTGGATATCTCACTGTCGATTCATCACTGTCTTGATGTGTATCATGTTTTGAGTTGACAAGTTCACTCGCTGGCTGGAAGCTCCCAGTAGCTTGTTCGGTTGAGTTGTCCTGAAGTGCACTGCGTTGTGTAGTCTTATTCTTTTCAGCCCATCGTAATCCATCAATAATTGTTGCAGCACTCATCGGATCAAGATATAATCGTGAGACAGTATGACCGAGTCCGGTTGCTGAGAGGGTCTCCCCATCCTGCATGATGAATTCATTTCGCTTTAGATAGTCAAGAACGGTGTCTGTAACCGTTTTTAATCGCCCATTAGTATCTGTTTGTGTTGCATATAATGTCTCTTTCAGGAATGCAAGGAGCTCTGTCCGACTTCGTGCAAACCCTGTTGCGATTGTTGCAAGTGCATGTGTCCGAAGCGCAGGCTCACTTGCAAGCTTTGAACGCACTGATTCAAGATCCGCATCAATATATCGATCAAACAGCTCATCACGCGTCTCAGTATCCCCAGCAAGCAAGACCGCTTCACCGTATGGATCAAGACCAGGTCGACCTGCCCGACCCATCATTTGATGAACCTCAAGTGTATCAAGTGGTTTCATTCCCCCATACTCGCTATCGTAACGCCGCCAATCGCGAACGATCACCCGACGACTTGGTGTATTAACGCCTGCAGCAAGTGTCGGTGTTGCAGCAATACATTTTAGTTGACGATCGCGAAAGGCATCTTCAACGAGTGAGCGATGTTCTGCTGCCAGCCCAGCATGGTGAAATGCAGCCCCCTTTTCAACGCATGTTGCAAGTGTTTCACTCGTTTCAGTATCTGAAACCTCTCGAATCGACGCGGCAATCTCCGCTAATGATGCTTGTTCCTTTTCGGTCAAAGCTGATGTCGTAACATCACAAAGCCGTCTTGCAGCGGATTCTGCATTTCGTCGTGAATTGACGAATACAAGCGTCGACCCTTGATCGTCTTCACTATCACCTGCAAGTGTGTCTGCAACAAGGGCCGGCGTTTGTCGTTCTCCATTTGCAACTGGAACCCGCTGTTGAGTAGCATCATCAAATGTAATCGCATTTCCATAGTGAACTCCAATCTGTAATTCGATTGGACGCCAATCTGTATCGACAAGTGATGCATCTAGCCACTCAGCAATAGCATCTGCATTTCCAATCGTTGCAGAGAGCGCAACGACTTGAAGTGCAGTGTTTCGTTGACGAAGTTTCCCAAGCGTTACCTCAAGCGTTGGTCCACGCGTCCGGTCATTAACAAGGTGAACCTCATCAGCAACAACACATCCTAATTGATTGATCCACGGTGCATCATTCCGAATAAGTGAATCAACCTTTTCAGACGTTGCAACAATGATATCTCGCGAAGCTAACCACTCACCACTAGAATCGTAATTTCCGGTTGAAACACCGATGTCAACACCAAACTCTTCCCAACGTTCGAACTCAGTTTGTTTTTCTGAGGCGAGCGCTCGAAGCGGTACAATATATAACGCTGTTTCACCACGCTCAATTGCTGCAAGCATTGCTAACTCGGCAATAAGCGTCTTTCCAGAAGCAGTTGGTACTGATGCAACAAGGCTCTCCCCATCAGTCAACCCTGCCTTGACGGCTGATTCTTGTGGTGGATACAGCTCTGTGACGCCCTCTGTACGAAGTTTGTCAGAGACGCCCGGGGGCAATCCGGAGACGTCGTCAGGTTCCATTAATATATATTCACATTACTGTCAATTAATCATTGTTGGTTATCCGATGACCAGGCGCAAGACCCGGCGGTTTTTACTACGGGAAGGATGTCAGTGAGAAGACAGAGTCTACAAGCATCAAAATCGCCGTTTTGCGACCCGCCGTATCATTGCTCCTAATATGAGTATCAGTGTCGATAACAGTGCCAGCGATCCGACGAGTGGAAAGTTTCCTGCTTGTAGAGCATCCCATGCAAACGGAATAAGAGCAAGTGCAAGAATCGCATGTAATCCAAACGCAATCGCTGGAAATCCAATCTCAATGGATGATATTCCTCCATCTGTTCGAAGAGTTGACTGTTGTGACGTATCATCTGACATAATTAGGCGTATGATGGCAGCCATATAGACCTTGACGGCTCCGCGTTATCAGCATGCTTGTTTTAATCCCGTCTGGATGAATGAGATACTAAATATATTGACAGAATATAAACTACTCCCATCGTCGCTCGATTCAACTAGATCTCCCACATCTCAGCATCACGGGATGGCAATTATTACTCATTTCTTGGAATAAAGAGCTACTCATTGATATTAGACGAAATTAATCAGGATTGACAATTATTCTAATGAGAATTATGCATTCTTATGTAGTTCGACACTCGCTCACAGTGTCGATATACTCATTCAGTGTTGCCTACTTGCATGATATTGCACGAAATATAATATATGATATGGATCATATTTACCTCGACACGATCAAAAATATTATTACTGAGAAATTGAGTGGACAACAAGTATAATCCGCCTCGTCTCTGAATAAAATTCAATTAAACGCCATGGCATCGATAGATCCCCGAGATAAGCTCCCACTTGTTTCAGCCGCCGTTGTAATGGCCCTTGGAAATATTATCGGATATGCTGTTGGAACGACAATCTATTTAACAATCCTCGCAGGTCCTGTTGCAGTCCTTGCATTCGGTGCTGTTCGGTACTTCCTTCATGGGAGTCCGTATCCTGAGAGCATGAGGCAGTAACTTATGAAACGCGTCGCTGCGACAGTTACTATCGACCCAGAACTCCCACCTGATACTGTTCGCCTCCGCTGGCCTCCAATTGATGCGACGACTCATACATATGACATAGCAGACAGCACAACCAATGACTCCGCATCTCCGTTAGATGCAGATGTTGTTCAACTTCGGACCAGTAATGGTCGGATGACCGCTGCGGTCGTTCGTCCTGATTCGATGATTGACCCTGATACCATTGCTGTATCATCAAATCTTGCAGCAGCACTTGATATTTCTGCAGATATAAAAAACACTTCAGAAACTGATACGGGCAGGACTATTGATTCGGATCAGAATGCTCAAACTGACCATGTCGCGACCGTTGAACCAGTAAGCGTCTCGCCCGCACATCAACTTACCGTTGCACCGGTTGCTGAGTTGTCGATTAGTGGGGGTGAACAGACAGTTCGTCAGGCACTCGATACTCGGCCACTCGTTCGTGGTGATACTATTCCAACTGTATTCCTGGATGGATCACTTGAGCTCCCGGTTCGCGTCACTGAAACCCGCCCAGACGGTCCCGTTGCTATCACAGCAAAGACAGAACTCAAATTAGAGTCTGGTCCGGCACCTGACTTGACACTTCCACAGCAAGCTCCAATTCCCCCGTCAGGAGTCGGCGGTTATGATGAAATCATCGAAACATGTCAACATACCATTGCAGATCCGCTAATATATTCCGATGCATATCATGTCGACGACCGCTCGGCAGCCTCGGGCGTCCTGCTTGAGGGACAATCTGGTGTTGGTAAGACACATCTTATCCGACACACTGCATGGTATGCAGATGCAACGATTCGAACGATTGACTGTGCAACACTTGCTTCACAATCACCTTCTGATCTCACTGATGAACTTGATTCACATACAGCAGCGATTACGACGGGCAACGCAACATCAACAATCGTTCTTATCGATAATCTTGATATAATTGGTGAGGACAACGATACAGTCGCCCGTCAAATTAGTTCATGGATTGAGAAAACGCTACAACTTGATTCAGCAACTGTTGTTGCTGAATGCACTGACGCAGACGCGATTGATTCAATGTTTACCCGTGGTGGTCGACTTTCACGGATAATCTCGGTCACTGCTCCAACCCCGGATGATCGTGCAGCCATTATCTCGGTTTTGTTTAATGACATACCGACTACCTCTCATATCGATTATACCGCTGTTGCTGAGCAGACCCTTGGATATGTTGCCGCAGATATTCTCAATTTACGTGCACGTGCAATTGAGGCAGCACTCACCCGGTGTAATGTTGACTCCACAGAAGAAATGGCAGAAACAGAATTCAGAGTTCTTCCAGCAGATATTGAGACAGCAATTACCAAAACGACACCAAGTGCCGCTGAAACGACCGGTTCAGTCCCGTCAACATCATTTGAGGATATTGGTGGACTTGCAGCACCAAAACGCGAACTTACTCGAGCCGTTGAGTGGCCACTCCAATATCCAGAGGCGCTCTCTCGACTTGGTGTTGATGCGCCTGCTGGGGTTCTGCTCTACGGACCACCAGGAACTGGAAAGACAATGTTGGCACGCGCAGTCGCCTCAACAACAGATGCAAACTTCTTGACTGTCGACGGTCCGGAACTTCTGAATAAATACGTTGGCGAGAGCGAACGCCGTGTCCGACAATTATTCACCCGTGCGAGAGATAGTGCCCCGGCGGTCGTCTTTTTTGATGAAGTTGATGCACTCGGATCTGCCCGCGCAGGCGACGGGGATTCCTCTGCTACAGAGCGTGTCGTATCACAGCTACTAACCGAACTTGATGGTCTTCATCCTCGTGAACAAGTGACGGTCATAGGCGCAACAAACCGCCCTGATCGTATCGATGATGCACTTACTCGACCTGGAAGATTTGACCGTGTTGTTGAGGTTCCACTCCCAGATCCTGAAGCCCGTCAGGAGATTATCCGCATCCATACCCGTGATCGACCGACTGAGCCACTCGATATTGATGAGATTGCAACAAAGACCGAGGGATATTCCGGAAGCGATATTAGTGCTGTCTTACAGGAAGCAAGTCTGCTTGCACTTGAAGAGCACCTTGGTGCAGCTGAATCTGAGATAAATGATGAGACAAGAACTATTGAACCCAACTCGGGTCAGAGTACCTCGTCGAGTGCGACCCCTGAAGCCGTTGAATCTATTGAAGCTGTCCGTATTCATCGTCGCCACGTTGATGCAGCACTTGACCGTATTGGACCGTCACTATCAGCAACCGCAAGAGAGCGATATGCATCATTTGACGGGACTGGCTCGTAATTGGGGAGATAACTGTATGTGGACTGTACAGGTGGAATAAGGCGAGTGCCTTGGAGTTTGACCCAGAGGTGCTTCAGGTTACGGAGAGCCGAGGAGAAAGCCTCGCGCTTCAGCGCTGGGATGAATCCGACACTTCCTTTCACACTCCACCAGCTAATGTCACAGCTGGACATTCCACGCTACTCCAACCCAACCCTACCCTTCAAATTAGTTTATCTACATAGGTTACGTATGGCGAAACAGGT from Haloquadratum walsbyi C23 harbors:
- a CDS encoding AAA family ATPase, with amino-acid sequence MKRVAATVTIDPELPPDTVRLRWPPIDATTHTYDIADSTTNDSASPLDADVVQLRTSNGRMTAAVVRPDSMIDPDTIAVSSNLAAALDISADIKNTSETDTGRTIDSDQNAQTDHVATVEPVSVSPAHQLTVAPVAELSISGGEQTVRQALDTRPLVRGDTIPTVFLDGSLELPVRVTETRPDGPVAITAKTELKLESGPAPDLTLPQQAPIPPSGVGGYDEIIETCQHTIADPLIYSDAYHVDDRSAASGVLLEGQSGVGKTHLIRHTAWYADATIRTIDCATLASQSPSDLTDELDSHTAAITTGNATSTIVLIDNLDIIGEDNDTVARQISSWIEKTLQLDSATVVAECTDADAIDSMFTRGGRLSRIISVTAPTPDDRAAIISVLFNDIPTTSHIDYTAVAEQTLGYVAADILNLRARAIEAALTRCNVDSTEEMAETEFRVLPADIETAITKTTPSAAETTGSVPSTSFEDIGGLAAPKRELTRAVEWPLQYPEALSRLGVDAPAGVLLYGPPGTGKTMLARAVASTTDANFLTVDGPELLNKYVGESERRVRQLFTRARDSAPAVVFFDEVDALGSARAGDGDSSATERVVSQLLTELDGLHPREQVTVIGATNRPDRIDDALTRPGRFDRVVEVPLPDPEARQEIIRIHTRDRPTEPLDIDEIATKTEGYSGSDISAVLQEASLLALEEHLGAAESEINDETRTIEPNSGQSTSSSATPEAVESIEAVRIHRRHVDAALDRIGPSLSATARERYASFDGTGS
- a CDS encoding ATP-dependent DNA helicase — protein: MEPDDVSGLPPGVSDKLRTEGVTELYPPQESAVKAGLTDGESLVASVPTASGKTLIAELAMLAAIERGETALYIVPLRALASEKQTEFERWEEFGVDIGVSTGNYDSSGEWLASRDIIVATSEKVDSLIRNDAPWINQLGCVVADEVHLVNDRTRGPTLEVTLGKLRQRNTALQVVALSATIGNADAIAEWLDASLVDTDWRPIELQIGVHYGNAITFDDATQQRVPVANGERQTPALVADTLAGDSEDDQGSTLVFVNSRRNAESAARRLCDVTTSALTEKEQASLAEIAASIREVSDTETSETLATCVEKGAAFHHAGLAAEHRSLVEDAFRDRQLKCIAATPTLAAGVNTPSRRVIVRDWRRYDSEYGGMKPLDTLEVHQMMGRAGRPGLDPYGEAVLLAGDTETRDELFDRYIDADLESVRSKLASEPALRTHALATIATGFARSRTELLAFLKETLYATQTDTNGRLKTVTDTVLDYLKRNEFIMQDGETLSATGLGHTVSRLYLDPMSAATIIDGLRWAEKNKTTQRSALQDNSTEQATGSFQPASELVNSKHDTHQDSDESTVRYPTALGLYHLVCRTPDMYELYLKSGDKERFTQVCYEREAELLGRTPSEYDDVRFESWLSALKTGRLLEDWADETSEDQITEQYDVGPGDIRGKVDTASWLLGAAEQLAGELGMKTKPIADARRRVEDGVRAELLDLVDIRGVGRKRARRLFDTGIQDSADLQTAEKKTILRALRGRRKTAERILENAGRTDTSMDSVDEVSKDSTNSDTGNETQSNTGGGATTEGTRQDRDMDNQDGNQAGLGDFS